The Peromyscus maniculatus bairdii isolate BWxNUB_F1_BW_parent chromosome 3, HU_Pman_BW_mat_3.1, whole genome shotgun sequence genome segment TGAAACGGTTTGTGACTGGCTAATGCCCAGAGAGGTTGAGTAACTTTCCAGGAGACAAACGCTAATCAGCGGcagaacaaacaaaactttcATCCACCACCCACTCCAACCCCTTACACGACCTGGACGGGAAGGCCCATACTACACCCTTTTAGATCTTACTCGTccccaagaaaacaagaaactagAGTCCCAGGCGAGCACCAAGTTTATCTTAAGTGGAATTGTCAACTGCCCCCTTCCACCATGGGTAATTCTCCAGTTAAGTATTCTTTTGCTTCCCCAACAGGCTCTGTCAGGTGAGGGCAGTCCCCACCAGCGCCCGCCCGGTGAGAAGCCTGAGACTTATCCAGAACTCAGCTCTGCAGACCTCCCTAGAGAGAATGCTCCCAGCAGCTGTCTCCTGGGCAGCGGTGACTGATGTGACCAGAAGGGGAAGGGCAGTGGtgggcaggaggatctcctgGGAAAGTTCCCACACATCAGTTCCCGAAGCTGTCCCAGGGAGGACTTCAACTTGTAGCCCGTGTGCTCAGGGACTCCGGGAACCAGGCAAGTGCAGAGATCCCACAAGCAAACTGAGTCAACATGGAAGCCAGGGCCTGAGAGGGTTGACAAGCTTCCCTGGCTTCCCTTTACATTTCaggacaccccacccccatcccgccCCCGCCAAGAACGCACCTCTGTGGTGTTATGGGTCTCGGTGCCACCCACAGGGGGCCAAGACCCCAAGCAGGCCAAGTGCTCGAAGAGCTGAAAGGCCGTCCATGCTCGGCTCCCCTCCCCTGCCGGGGGAAGATTCCCATATTCCCCCTCTGTATTCCCCACCGATCCCAAGGGATTCCAGGAGACAAATGCGCGCTGCCGTACAAGTCAGACGCGCGGACCTGATTACCCCTCGGGAACACGGGGGTGTGTTTGGGCCAGAGATCCTTAGCTTTGGCCCACTTTGCAAACCAAGATCCATGGCAGCAATGGTAACTCAGAACCTGCCTGCGTTTGCGGGATTCCCTTTATCCTGATTCCAATCCTGGGgccactcacccacccactcctGCCACTGTTGCCCCGGGGCGGGGAGTGGGTACCTGCTTCCTGAGCGCCTCGAAGGCTGCGCTGATGGTGTGCACCCGCGTCCGCTCCCTGGCGTTGGCCAGGAGCCTCCGGGTCTGCTGCAGGGCTTTGATCTCCGTGGAGGCGGCGGTCGCTTCGCCTGGCCGTTTCCTAGGCGACGCGGAAGAATCCGGGTGGTTATTGTAAATTACGTGTGAAATTGACGAGTAGGAACTTTCCCCCGGGCGCGTGGGGGGCGCAGGGCGCACGGGGGACTCTCGTGGCGCCGCTGGGGGGTCGGGAGGCGCAGACGGCGTGGGGCGTGCGGGAGGGGCGCACAGCAAGATGCGGGGACGCAGAGCCGGCTCGCGGTAGGGCTGCGCCTCGGGACGCTCGGGTGCCAAGCTCTGGGATGCCGGTGGCGGCGTGGGTAGTCCCGGACCCACTGTGCCCAGGGCGAAACCGCGTTTGCGCGCGTCTGAGACGTCAGGCGCTCGGATGCCCCTGAGCTCCCGGGCTGTGTCCGTGCCTCCACCTGGAGGCACCGCTGGCGCCACTGAGGCTGGTACTGGGGTCACGATCGGGAACGGCTGTGTCCTGTCCCGGAGCCCgttggtggcggcggcggcggtggcgctgGCCGTGGCGCCGGGCTCGGGTGCTTCCAAGTCCAATCGGAAAGTTTTATAGCCGTTCGCGCGCCGCACCGGCTCCTTGCCTTTCCGCTTGAGTTTCTTGAGGCCGTTCAGCTCTTTCACGCACACGGTCTTCCACGGCCCGTCCTCGAGGACCGGGATGTGCTTCATGGCGCGGACGGCGCCAGGCAGGGGCGTGGGACTGCCCGGGACGCGCGCCCGCTGCGATCGCTCTGCACGCTGAGCGCCTGGCTGCGCCCGGTGGCCGCCTTGCTCAGCGCCGCCTTGTCGCCGAGCTCTCTcctcctaccctccctccccGGGTCCCTCCCTCGCTCCCCCACTCCCGGGGCAGCTGCGCCTCCGGCTCCGTGAAGCCTCGGAGGCTGCCCGTTCCCCCAGGAGAGCTCAGAGTGTCATCAGAAGTCGCTGCAGCCCTGCCAGCATTTCAGCAGAACGCCCGCTGCGTTCCATCTGTGTTTGTTTAGCCTCAGTTTACACAGAAGCCCAGTTCGCTAGATCACTCAGCGCCGCCCGCCCGGAGAGGAGGcagctcccgccgccgccgccgccgccgctgccgcctgcCTAGCCCAGGCCGCCCGAGCCGCGAGCGCCTTTAAAGAAACAGGAAGCATTTTTCAAAACAGCTGGGCTGAGGGCCGCCTCCTTTGTCCGCGTGCTCTCGGCCTCCCCCTACCCCCATGTCTTGTGCCGGAACCTGCCTCCTCCTGCTCGCCCTCCCCGCCCCCTACTCAATTTAGGGGCGCGCCTCCTCTCCCCAAAGGCAGTGCTCCCTCCACTACTGCTCTGAGCACGTGGCTGTTGACCGCTCTGGCCCTTCACTGCCCTGCCTTGTTGGTCTGGGGGTGATGCAGCGCCGACCTTACCCACCCAGAGCCTTCCCGTCTACCCCCGACCCAAACTTTCCAACAGAGGGAGAGATCCCAGAACGGTGACTTcttctgggaagggaagggaagcggGAGAGAACCCCAGAGAGGCTGGTCATTGTCATCCCGCTACAAGgacttctcccttcttcctcccactcGCTGGAGCAGAGGTCCCAGGAACCCAAGAGGTCACATGGACATTCGGGAAACGGAGGCACAGAAGtacacgggaggcagaggagggtgcaAGTTTCTGGGTTAGCAGACCTAACATCTGTGAAGATCTGAAGTCATCTCACCCGAGGCGCCCCTGCTAAACCCAGATTTACTCATCTATGAAATGAGAAATCTGGAGAACGTGGAGAACATCCGTGCTTGTCACAGCCTGGCTGTGAAGCACCAGACGCATGGAGGTGCCCGTTCAACAGTTGCTGAACTAACGTTATGAGCCAAGGCAGGACAGCCTCTCGATAACGCCAAGTTCGCAGCTCCAGAGCTCAGCTTTGCCCTTGACCAAGTCGCCTTGGCACAGTCATGCAacccctctgctcctccctctcctgcgGCTAGGATGGGGTCATAATCACGCTTTCCTCCCGCGGAGACAGGAAAGATAAACTGAGCATGAACCCTAATGTCAGTGGTAAGGGGCAGAGTCCGCCCTCCAGACCCCCAGTCCTCCATGCCACTGGAGATCCTTCTAGAAAAAAAGAGGCTAATCAGGAGGCCCTCACAGGTCCTCTCCAAAGACCTTCTTCCCTGGGCCAGCGTTCTTCTTCCTTGAGGCGAGGGGGTCATTAAAAGGATTAAATGAGGCTTGTATATAGCATTTGAAAGACACCCAAAATCAAGTGAACGGTGGCCCTGGACACCCTGGTCATTGTCACCCCGCTACAAggtcttctcccttccctctcccgcTTGCTGGAGCAGAGGTCCCAGGAACACAAGTCAGGTTGGCATTCTGCGAAACTGTCTCAAGATCTAACCAGAGTTGGGCAGAGTGGCAGACTGGTCGCCCATGGCAGTGGAGTGTATTAGAAGCGTCCACGAGGTGGGAGATCATCCCTGAAGAGGCAGTTAGTGTTTGGGGAAAGCACATCTTTGGTGAGTAGGAAGAGCTCCATGAACGCCGAATCCCAGCCCTTTGCTGATATCCCCCAAGAGGAGGGAAGGACCCCCAAGAGGAGGGAAGGACCACTGTGATGGATGGAAGGAGAGGGAGCAGATAGAAGAATGATGATAGCTATACTGGGGAGAtcttgcctcccccacccccccaccccgccgccTCTCCCTCTGGTCAACTGGAGTCGGCAAGTGTCCGCTCCTTATCCTAACACTGTCTCATTAGTCACAGGGTGGACAGAAGAGAAATGTAAGTAACCTAACCGATGAGAAGGGTGCCTGTGACTGCATTCTCAGTCTGCCTGGCCACAGACTAAAGGATGGAGCCTGCTGTATACATCCCTAAGCAAAAATCTGCCCCTTCCCAGTACTCTGGATTCCCATCAGCGTCCTTGAGAAGCTGGACAGAAACCAGCTGAACAGCGCCCCCTGGTGGTACAACACTTAggagactcacacacacactactgactGCGGCTCTTAAAAAGAGTGGCCCTATAAAGACAGTACTAAGAACTTCTCAAATCCACAGAGGGGCAGAGATGCAGAGGCTCTCGGTGCTCCATCCTTGCTTGGTATGAAATGACACAGATACCCTCCAAGAAAATTTATAGCCTTTAGTAAAACTTCCCCCCCAATGAGACAACCTTTTGAGGTTATACCGGAAGAGCATAATGCTGCCTCTGGAAGGTTCCATATCCTTTAAATGGCTTTTTCATGGCACAGAAGTGAAGCTAGacgaggaagggaaggaaaatgcTTAGAGCTTCCATGACAGGAGAGACATGCTAGCCAGCCACGTGTTGATACTTACCACCAATAGGGAACGACCACCTAGGTTCTATATCCCTCATCTTTACAAGGAAAGGCAAACCCACTCTACCCACAAGAAAACCAGGGCTTCTGGAAGAAGAAGTAGCCATCAGAAGGGGAGTGAGAAATGCTGTTTGAATCCAGACCAACTGACCCTGAAGCCCGAGCTCTGAACCATTgtacttcctctgcctcttgagagccCAGTGGCTAGCTCCTGGAGGTGAGGGGCTGGCCCGTCGGTAGGACTGGTCTTTTTGACCGCTGGCTGTCTCTTCTTGTGCTTCCAGCCTGAGCAGAAGCTGCAGCCACAAGCCTGCTTTAACCTAGCCTGAGGTCTGCCTGGTTCCTTCCAGATCAGAGTCACATGGCAGGAACCTCACCTTGGACAGTCGGGCGTCTCGGGCTCAAAAATCCTGAATCCTAGTAGCCATGCACTGCCATTTCTCTGTGTGCCAAGTGGACCCTGCCCCGTGGGGCCTTGGCACACAAGCTCAACCCGTGAGATAGGACAGCTCTCTGGGATGGGGCTCTGTGATGTCTGTCTTCTTGGCCAGATGAGATGGGACTTTAAATACTTGCTGCATGAAGCTCTGCATTCCTGAACACGGAGTCTATTTCTGGCTGTTCGGATTGTTCCAGAGTGCCTGTGCCCCGATAGAGAAATCGGGGAAGGGTGAGAAATAGACAGCCAGGTGCAAGCAGAATTCAATGCGGACAGCGCCCTTTGCCTTCCTGCTCCCAGCAGCCCTGCGTAGGACCGGcc includes the following:
- the Atoh8 gene encoding transcription factor ATOH8 isoform X1 — encoded protein: MKHIPVLEDGPWKTVCVKELNGLKKLKRKGKEPVRRANGYKTFRLDLEAPEPGATASATAAAATNGLRDRTQPFPIVTPVPASVAPAVPPGGGTDTARELRGIRAPDVSDARKRGFALGTVGPGLPTPPPASQSLAPERPEAQPYREPALRPRILLCAPPARPTPSAPPDPPAAPRESPVRPAPPTRPGESSYSSISHVIYNNHPDSSASPRKRPGEATAASTEIKALQQTRRLLANARERTRVHTISAAFEALRKQVPCYSYGQKLSKLAILRIACNYILSLARLADLDYSADHSNLSFSECVQRCTRTLQAEGRAKKRKCWM
- the Atoh8 gene encoding transcription factor ATOH8 isoform X2 is translated as MKHIPVLEDGPWKTVCVKELNGLKKLKRKGKEPVRRANGYKTFRLDLEAPEPGATASATAAAATNGLRDRTQPFPIVTPVPASVAPAVPPGGGTDTARELRGIRAPDVSDARKRGFALGTVGPGLPTPPPASQSLAPERPEAQPYREPALRPRILLCAPPARPTPSAPPDPPAAPRESPVRPAPPTRPGESSYSSISHVIYNNHPDSSASPRKRPGEATAASTEIKALQQTRRLLANARERTRVHTISAAFEALRKQVPCYSYGQKLSKLAILRIACNYILSLARLADLDYSADHSNLSFSECVQRCTRTLQAEGRAKKRKE